The window caccggATTAGTTTACACAAGATATACTaataatgatatgtacagcagtagacaTATAACAGTCATGTCAAGAATcatgtatataaataaatatgtggtgtgtataaacagtgtaacTAAAATGCAATAGTAGtagaaatattagaatgagctatGTCGAGAATACAGTACTTAAATACACAATACAAAACCCTGTGGGAAAATGTTTTGAACAAGAATAgactttcagaagaaagttctttgtttctagctattttgagtctgtaatcaaacccaccaatgctgatgctccagatactcaactcgtctaaagaaggccagttttattgcttctttaatcacaaccacagttttcagctgtgctaacataattgcaaaatagttttctaatgatcaattagccttttaaaatgataaacttggatttgctAGCACAaagtgtcattggaacacaggagtgatggttgctgataatgggcctctgtatgcctatgtagatattattcctttttttttttttttttttaaatcggccgtttccagctacaatagtgatttacaacattaactgtgtctacactgtatttctgatcaatttgatgttattttattggacTATTTTTTGGGGCTTTTCTTTCataaacaatgacatttctaagtgaccccaaacttttgaacggtagtgtaaatgtatgtgaaaaaCCAGTATGTGAATAAAAAGGTGTGGATAgaagtagttatataggatgagtcgtgaatagaatacagtatatacatataaagtgggtagaacaatatgtaaacattattaaagtgagcagTGTTCAATGGCTCTaggtacatagggcagcagtctaagTTCCAGGGTAAAGTACAGGGTAGTAGATGGTTAGTAAGTGTCTAAGATGCATGGCAGGTTACTGGGCAGACTGTCttgtggtgactgtttaacagtcggatggcctggaggtagaagctgtttatcagtctttTGGTCCCagctgatgcacctgtactgtctccgctTTATaaatgatagcggtgtgaacagacCATGTCTCGGGTGCCCAAGGTCCTCCTTAGGGGTCTTCTAGGCCTtgctgtgacaccgggtgctgtaacgttagatgtcctggagggtaggtagtttaCCAGCTACCAGTAATTACCTGAGTATCTAGGCTTACTGTAGCATTTAAAAGACTTACCTTACGAGACCACGCCACCCTGCTACGTAATGCTCAAGGAATACTTCTTTGTGTTCAGAGAGGCATGACTTAAAAGTGTCAAGAACCTCTTGTAAAGTGAATTTCAGATCCTCCAATGCTACAGCCATGGCTACCCGGAAGTACGTCTAAAAATGAACAATAATTAAAGTAGCGATTTTAGAAGCTTGACTGGGTTCTATTTAACCTCTGATCTTTTATAACCGATAATAACACATTTCTACCAAAATTATGCATTCTGATAACCCCTTGCAGACCCTGTTTGTCCAGATAACCAAACCACAGTGCGCAGGTCTGCGCCGGTCCGAAGCGCGTGAGAACTGCAGTTCCAAAGAGAGTCGATAATGGCGCGTGAAGTGCGTTGTAAAACAGTAGAAGAACCGTCACTAGTAGCACTAGCAAAAACACACGCTGCTACCCCATCGTTCAAAAACAAAACAGCTTCTGGCAGCCATTTATCCAGCgagctaaatattttttatttttctttaGAGGAGGCTTTATCCACCACAATTTAGCCGCTAGTGTCACCTAGTTGGCACGTCTACGTTTTAATTTCTAGCTAATTAAccagctagctagtagctacttgAACTAGCTAACGCTAGTAAAGTTAGCTAACTTTAGAGTTCTAGGTAGCTACTTTATCGACCACATTTAGTTTGAATACCCAGCCAGGATGCCTGAGATAAAAGTGACACCACTGGGTAAGTATCACATTTTTATCTGCATGCACGGGCAGACATTTCTCCCAAACATGAAATAATGACTGTTGCGCATGCATAGGGTCGTTACAATATATTAGAGCAGATCAATGGTGGTAACGTTACTCTCTTTGATTATAACGTAACATGAAGAACTTCCAATCTTGAAGCTCAGCTAAGCGACATGTTGTGAAATTAACATGGATGAGATGTTCATTTGTGTATCTCATCCTCTTGTTTCCTCTCAGGTGCTGGACAAGATGTTGGCCGTAGCTGCATCCTTGTCTCTATTGGGGGCAAAAACATTATGCTTGACTGTGGGATGCACATGGGCTTCAATGATGACGTAAGTAGATCCACAGGGTGCTAATAAGTATGCAATAATATGTCAGTAGATCCACTGTTCTCAATTTGACAGTCAAATACACTTTAGGTTCCTTTGGTGTTCTGTTATTGTGCCATTGTTCTTTTCAGAGAAGATTCCCAGATTTCTCTTACATAACACAACAAGGACGCCTGACAGAATTCTTGGACTGTGTAATTATCAGGTTTGTGGTCTTTATATGGCACTTATATATATCTAGGTACTACTCTTCTCTTCAGCAAGAGAAACAACCTTATCAGGCTCAACACAAAGATAGCTTTCTCCCGCTCAAGGGCATTCTATCTTTTGATTGATTTTATCTTCTATATTTTAACTGATTACTCACACTAACTCTCCTAGTCATTTCCACTTGGACCACTGTGGTGCTCTGCCGTACATGAGTGAGATGGTGGGCTACGATGGCCCCATCTACATGACCCACCCCACCAAGGCCATCTGCCCTATCCTGCTGGAGGACTTCAGGAAGATCACTGTGGACAAGAAGGGCGAAACCAACTTCTTCACATCCCAGATGATCAAGGACTGCATGAAGAAAGTAGTCCCTTTGAACCTCCACCAGACTGTCCAGGTATACAGTCCTGATATGTACCTTTTTAATTGATTAAGTCAGGTCTTAGAAGTACTCCAAGTGTAGCCTGGTTCCATATCTATTTGTGTGGTCTTGCCAACTCCCATGGTCATTGTTTGGTATGACAATGATCATAGTAGTTGGCAAGACAGAACAAACAGACCTGGAACCAGGCTACTCCAAGGGTATAATGCATTACTTTCTCAATGATGGCCAAGAAACCACATTTGGAGGTAGTATTAGGGTATGGAATGATGTATTGCGTTCATTCTGTCATGGTTGCTTAGGTGGATGATGAGCTGGAGATCAAGGCTTACTATGCAGGCCACGTCCTAGGTGCTGCTATGGTGCAGATCAAAGTAGGATCTGAGTCTGTGGTCTACACTGTGAGTATTAGCCTATTAATAGAACTGGGCTTATTATTGATCAATGCATGAATCATGTGATTTCTTTGAAGTAACTTATCCTTACTTGCTTTTGCAGGGTGACTATAACATGACGCCAGACAGACATTTAGGGTAAGTGGTGATTTATTGTGTGTTTCGTGCAACATTATTTAGAATCATGCCTATGTGTTCTATAATAAACCATTTGTATTTTGTTGTCATAGGGCTGCGTGGATCGATAAGTGTCGGCCAGACATCCTCATCTCAGAGTCCACCTACGCCACCACCATCCGTGACTCCAAGAGGTGCAGGGAGAGGGACTTCCTGAAGAAAGTACacgagacagtggagagaggggggaaggtgaGGGCCACCATACAGGTTTCTTCTGTCCATATTTCTGTCCATATACATTCTGTCTCTCCAGTACTCGTGTCCTAAAGGATTAAATGTTGTGCCTCTCAGGTTCTGATTCCGGTCTTTGCCTTGGGTAGAGCTCAGGAATTGTGCATTCTATTGGAAACATTCTGGTAAGGTTTCTTTTCCAAATTCGATTAGCATTAGTTTAGCTAGTGTTCTTTTTTTAAGACGATGTTCATTTTGTGTCTTGATGGCTGGATAAGCAATCGGGGAATGATGTAaaagcctctcctctccttccacaggGAGCGGATGAACATGAAAGCGCCCATCTACTTCTCCACGGGGCTCACAGAGAAAGCCAATCACTACTACAAACTCTTCATCACCTGGACCAATCAGAAGATCAGAAAAACCTTTGTACAGAGAAACATGTTTGagttcaaacacattaaggcctTTGATCGCTCCTACGCAGACAATCCTGGACCAATGGTGGAGAAACATCACCATCATATTTGCATGCTACTACTAAAACCTTGTTTACAGTTGGAACCGTTTAATGTTTAGGCATTGATATGCTTTAGATAAAGACAAGTCCAATGATTTGTCCATTATAGAAGCTATTCTTCTTACCCCAGTGAATATTCTACATAGTCACTGGAGACCCGTTGTCTAAAAAGTAAAACATCTGACGCACACCCAAAAATGTTTGTGAGGATGCTGACTAATGGAGAGTAAACTATATAAAAATCCAGAGCATACTATATTCTCCCAAAAATGTCATgggtaatgttttttttttaaacaggtgtatccaggtgaaagctatgatctgttATCGATGTCAccttttaaatccacttcaattagtgtagaagacaggttaaagaaaaaaatgagacatggattgtgtgtgtgccattcagagggtgaatgggcaacacaaaagatttaagtgcctttgaacgggatatggtagtaggtgccaggcgcactggtttgagtgtgtcaagaaccgcaacgctgctgggtttttcacgttcaacagtttcccgtgtgtcaagaatggtccaccacccaaaggacatccagccaacttgacacaactgtgggaagcataggagtcaacatgggccgtcatctctgtggaacactttcaacagaGTTCATGTCCCTACGaaaggcaaaagggggtgcaactcaatattaggaaggtgttactaatgttttctacactcagtgtagagTGTGCAACTTTATTGATTTTATAGTTTTTATGAATGGCATTGTTGAAATAACACTACTGAAAtgtgtgtgttccctcaggtGGTCTTTGCCACCCCAGGAATGCTGCATGCTggtcagtctctacagatattcaAGAAGTGGGCTGGCAACGAGAAGAATATGGTAAGTCCTATTTGAGATATGGCATTTATGGAGCAGTGTGTTTTTTGTGAAATTGGGCGAAAATCAATTCTACTTTTAATTTTCTGTTACTCAGATCATCATGCCAGGGTATTGTGTGCAAGGTACCATCGGACACAAGATCCTGAATGGTCAAAAAAAACTGGAGATGGAGAATAGACAAACGGTAATGCAAGATAGTATTTGATTCTATTTAACTTCATGTATATTCATGATTTTACTGCAGTAATTGATATCAAATGGACAAAGTGAAATTGAGAGATGTGAGCCGGGCTGTTGTCATTTGTCTGCTGACCCTTGACTTTGCCATCTGTGACCCCTGCAGTTGGAGGTGAAGCTGCAGGTGGAGTACATGTCGTTCAGCGCCCATGCAGACGCTAAGGGCATCATGCAGCTCATCCGCATGGCAGAGCCTCGCAACATGCTGCTGGTGCACGGAGAGGCCAAGAAGATGGAGTTCCTCAAGGACAAGATCGAGCAGGAGTTCAGTGAGTGACACCTGGATGTCCTTTTAACACTATTTACTTCAAGAATGTTAGGGCTTCAGAGAGAagcatatatatactgtaccagtggTTCCCTCactttttatagtcctgtaccccttcaaacattcaacctccagctgcgtaccccctctagcaccagggtcagcgcactctcaaatgttttttgccatcattgtaagcctgccacacacacactatacgatacatttattcaACATAAGAATTtgtgtttttgtcacaacccagctcgtgggaagtgacaaagagctatAGGACCatggcacaaataataatatcataataatcaatcattttgctctttatttaaccatcttacatttaaaaccttatttgttcattgaaaattgtgaataaccacaggttaatgagaagggtgtgcttgaaaggatgcacataactgcaACATTGTATCGGAGAGAGTCTATCTTAAATCATTTTCTACACACAGTcagtgcctgtatttagtttatgCTAGTGACGCTTGAGAATcaactctcacataggtacgtggtttcAAAGGGCATctgtgtcttaacagcgcgattttccaaggcaggatactctgaacACAGCCCGATCCttaaatctggcagtggcttctgattaaataacattttcacagaaccgcttgtttcGATGagtctctcttgttcagatatcggtaagtggactggaggcagggcatgaaagggataacgaatccagttgtttgtgtcatccatttctggaaagtacctgcgtaattgcgcaccaactcactcaggtgcttcactatatcacatttgacattgtccgtaagcttgagttcatttgcacacaaaatcatacaatgatggaaagacctgtgttttgtccttgttaatgcagacagagaagagctctaacttcttaatcatagctgcggagagtccctgtaatcctagatttaGATTGTTCAGGCgaggaaaaaacatcacccagatgggccagtcgtgtgagaaactcatcatcatgcaaacTGTCAGACGAGTGGAAAATTATGGTCCGTAAAAAGAACTTGAAGCTTGTCTGTCAATTgttaaaaaacgtgtcaatactttgccccttgataaccagcgcacgtTGTAAAATGTATGTTGTTAAAGTGCTACATGGCCGCttcccatatcattgcatagtgcagaaaatacacgagagtacaggggccttgctttaacaaagttaaccattttcactgtagtgtctaaaacgtctttcaagctgttaggcattcccttggcaacaAAAGCCTCTCGGTGGGTGCTGCAGTGTCCCCAAGTGGCAtcaggagcaactgcttgcacgcgcgttaccactccactatgtctccctgccatggcttttgcgccatcagtacagataccaacacttcttgaccaccaaagtccatttgatgtcacaaagctgtccagtactttaaaaatattcTTTCCTGGTTTGCAGAATAGGATgtttccttaattgaccccccataaacataacagacatataccaggagctgtgcctgGCCTGCCAAGTCTGCTGTAATGCAttgaattcactggcttgtatgcaaagcagtaattgtttcaaaacatctcctgccatgtaac of the Oncorhynchus kisutch isolate 150728-3 linkage group LG17, Okis_V2, whole genome shotgun sequence genome contains:
- the ints11 gene encoding integrator complex subunit 11 isoform X1 yields the protein MPEIKVTPLGAGQDVGRSCILVSIGGKNIMLDCGMHMGFNDDRRFPDFSYITQQGRLTEFLDCVIISHFHLDHCGALPYMSEMVGYDGPIYMTHPTKAICPILLEDFRKITVDKKGETNFFTSQMIKDCMKKVVPLNLHQTVQVDDELEIKAYYAGHVLGAAMVQIKVGSESVVYTGDYNMTPDRHLGAAWIDKCRPDILISESTYATTIRDSKRCRERDFLKKVHETVERGGKVLIPVFALGRAQELCILLETFWERMNMKAPIYFSTGLTEKANHYYKLFITWTNQKIRKTFVQRNMFEFKHIKAFDRSYADNPGPMVVFATPGMLHAGQSLQIFKKWAGNEKNMIIMPGYCVQGTIGHKILNGQKKLEMENRQTLEVKLQVEYMSFSAHADAKGIMQLIRMAEPRNMLLVHGEAKKMEFLKDKIEQEFTINCFMPANGETTTVITNPSVPVDISLNLLKREMALGGPLPDPKKPRTMHGTLIMKDNSLRLVSPEQALKELGLNEHQLRFTCRVQLQDPHSDPDTLSRIYTHLKSVLKGYTIQHLPDGTVMVESIVIKVSSSAEEPNTKVLLLSWSYQDEDLGSFLSTLLKKGLPSGLSSM
- the ints11 gene encoding integrator complex subunit 11 isoform X2, whose translation is MPEIKVTPLGAGQDVGRSCILVSIGGKNIMLDCGMHMGFNDDRRFPDFSYITQQGRLTEFLDCVIISHFHLDHCGALPYMSEMVGYDGPIYMTHPTKAICPILLEDFRKITVDKKGETNFFTSQMIKDCMKKVVPLNLHQTVQVDDELEIKAYYAGHVLGAAMVQIKVGSESVVYTGDYNMTPDRHLGAAWIDKCRPDILISESTYATTIRDSKRCRERDFLKKVHETVERGGKVLIPVFALGRAQELCILLETFWERMNMKAPIYFSTGLTEKANHYYKLFITWTNQKIRKTFVVFATPGMLHAGQSLQIFKKWAGNEKNMIIMPGYCVQGTIGHKILNGQKKLEMENRQTLEVKLQVEYMSFSAHADAKGIMQLIRMAEPRNMLLVHGEAKKMEFLKDKIEQEFTINCFMPANGETTTVITNPSVPVDISLNLLKREMALGGPLPDPKKPRTMHGTLIMKDNSLRLVSPEQALKELGLNEHQLRFTCRVQLQDPHSDPDTLSRIYTHLKSVLKGYTIQHLPDGTVMVESIVIKVSSSAEEPNTKVLLLSWSYQDEDLGSFLSTLLKKGLPSGLSSM
- the ints11 gene encoding integrator complex subunit 11 isoform X3 yields the protein MLAVAASLSLLGAKTLCLTVGCTWASMMTFPDFSYITQQGRLTEFLDCVIISHFHLDHCGALPYMSEMVGYDGPIYMTHPTKAICPILLEDFRKITVDKKGETNFFTSQMIKDCMKKVVPLNLHQTVQVDDELEIKAYYAGHVLGAAMVQIKVGSESVVYTGDYNMTPDRHLGAAWIDKCRPDILISESTYATTIRDSKRCRERDFLKKVHETVERGGKVLIPVFALGRAQELCILLETFWERMNMKAPIYFSTGLTEKANHYYKLFITWTNQKIRKTFVQRNMFEFKHIKAFDRSYADNPGPMVVFATPGMLHAGQSLQIFKKWAGNEKNMIIMPGYCVQGTIGHKILNGQKKLEMENRQTLEVKLQVEYMSFSAHADAKGIMQLIRMAEPRNMLLVHGEAKKMEFLKDKIEQEFTINCFMPANGETTTVITNPSVPVDISLNLLKREMALGGPLPDPKKPRTMHGTLIMKDNSLRLVSPEQALKELGLNEHQLRFTCRVQLQDPHSDPDTLSRIYTHLKSVLKGYTIQHLPDGTVMVESIVIKVSSSAEEPNTKVLLLSWSYQDEDLGSFLSTLLKKGLPSGLSSM